Proteins found in one Mangifera indica cultivar Alphonso chromosome 15, CATAS_Mindica_2.1, whole genome shotgun sequence genomic segment:
- the LOC123197660 gene encoding protein CHLORORESPIRATORY REDUCTION 7, chloroplastic: protein MLSFAGKMVSMETAFSSQLVISRVHSFNCKNESKQHTFTPFVQACSLGVAENLNSSLNSKLPKMGSPRNNEVKIFATRRRGMAYSRTETYVLLEPGQDEKFVSEDELKAKLKDLLENWPGKALPRDLARFPSIDEAVSFLVSSVCELELDGDIGSIQWYEVRLE from the exons ATGCTGAGTTTTGCAGGCAAAATGGTTTCAATGGAGACAGCCTTCAGTTCCCAACTAGTAATCAGCAGAGTTCATAGTTTCAACT GtaaaaatgaatcaaaacaGCATACTTTCACACCATTTGTTCAAGCATGTTCTCTAGGGGTAGCTGAGAATCTGAATTCTTCATTGAATTCCAAACTGCCCAAGATGGGGAGCCCGCGAAACAATGAAGTAAAG ATTTTTGCAACAAGAAGGAGGGGGATGGCATATTCACGGACTGAAACTTATGTGCTGCTTGAGCCTGGCCAAGACGAGAAGTTTGTATCAGAGGATGAGCTGAAAGCGAAACTGAAAGATCTGTTAGAAAACTGGCCAGGAAAGGCCTTGCCTCGCGACCTTGCAAGGTTTCCTTCCATTGATGAGGCTGTTTCTTTCCTAGTAAGTTCTGTCTGTGAACTTGAACTTGATGGAGATATTGGTTCAATCCAATGGTATGAAGTTCGATTAGAGTAA